The proteins below are encoded in one region of Candidatus Glassbacteria bacterium:
- the rpsB gene encoding 30S ribosomal protein S2, translating to MTFPTIQDLLESGVHFGHQTRRWNPKMKKFIFAERNGIHIIDLKKTLNHLKQAAEKVRDIASQGGNILFVGTKKQLKDIIRDEAERCGMYYVNERWLGGMMTNFQTIKKNIRRLRELERMRDEGEFEVRAKKEALSLERELEKLKKTLEGIKLLADIPSAMFVVDAQKEKIAVAEANKLGIPLIALIDTNADPEKIAFPVAGNDDAIRSVKVITEAIADAVMDGKSEFDQKAAVREAEKQEAEQRGPFEARAAAGEQGRRSRPRRRSRKKRTVGEGGAPAPAAVSAGPQKADSARSASASKESSARPSEKSGKAKAAPKPKEAAARDKPAAEKKAADTKQKSAPAGKTAAARKSAAARKSGAEKAQAQKKTESKGKIAAKKSTAKSSSASASKKKAADKKAD from the coding sequence ATGACATTTCCGACTATCCAGGATCTGTTGGAATCAGGAGTACATTTCGGTCACCAGACCAGGCGCTGGAACCCGAAGATGAAAAAATTCATCTTCGCCGAGCGCAACGGCATTCATATCATCGACCTGAAAAAAACGCTCAACCATCTCAAACAGGCCGCCGAAAAGGTCCGCGATATCGCCTCGCAGGGCGGGAATATCCTGTTCGTGGGCACCAAAAAGCAGCTCAAGGACATCATCCGCGACGAGGCTGAACGCTGTGGCATGTATTACGTCAACGAGCGCTGGCTCGGCGGCATGATGACCAATTTCCAGACGATCAAGAAGAATATCCGCCGTCTGCGCGAACTGGAGAGGATGCGTGACGAGGGCGAATTCGAGGTGAGAGCCAAGAAAGAAGCCCTGTCGCTGGAACGCGAGCTGGAAAAGCTGAAAAAGACCCTGGAAGGAATCAAGCTGCTGGCCGATATCCCCAGCGCGATGTTCGTTGTGGATGCCCAGAAAGAGAAAATCGCGGTGGCTGAGGCCAATAAGCTCGGTATCCCGTTGATCGCCCTGATCGATACCAACGCCGACCCGGAGAAGATCGCCTTCCCCGTGGCCGGTAACGATGACGCGATCCGTTCGGTAAAGGTTATCACCGAGGCTATCGCCGATGCGGTGATGGACGGTAAGTCAGAGTTCGATCAGAAAGCCGCGGTCAGGGAAGCGGAGAAGCAGGAAGCGGAGCAGAGGGGTCCGTTCGAAGCCCGCGCCGCAGCGGGAGAGCAGGGCCGCAGGTCCCGTCCGCGTCGCCGCAGCCGCAAGAAGAGGACTGTGGGCGAGGGCGGAGCGCCGGCGCCGGCAGCTGTATCGGCCGGGCCGCAGAAGGCCGACTCCGCCAGGAGCGCATCGGCCAGCAAGGAATCCTCGGCCAGGCCGTCCGAAAAGAGCGGTAAGGCTAAAGCAGCTCCCAAGCCTAAGGAAGCCGCCGCCAGGGATAAACCGGCCGCGGAGAAAAAAGCCGCCGATACGAAGCAGAAGAGCGCTCCGGCCGGGAAGACTGCGGCAGCCAGGAAGAGTGCCGCCGCCAGGAAATCCGGCGCTGAGAAAGCTCAGGCTCAAAAGAAGACAGAGAGTAAGGGTAAGATCGCTGCAAAGAAGAGTACCGCCAAGAGTTCGTCCGCTTCCGCGTCCAAGAAAAAGGCGGCGGACAAGAAAGCCGACTAA